One stretch of Emys orbicularis isolate rEmyOrb1 chromosome 7, rEmyOrb1.hap1, whole genome shotgun sequence DNA includes these proteins:
- the NPY4R2 gene encoding neuropeptide Y receptor type 4-2, whose translation MSKTEDLNMVLPFPFNKNWSLERGLLTHIPGYCRNTTDLTVFLVTSYSLETILGILGNVCLISVIVRQKEKANVTSILITNLIVSDLFMSIVCLPFTIIYTLMDYWIFGEVMCKMTSFIQCTSVSVSILSLVLIGLERHQLIINPTGWRPSIPQAYLGIVVIWTLACLMSLPFLTTSVLTYDLYKQLSYITDSSADKAICMDSWPSDQHRLIYTTALLLFQYCIPLFFILVCYLRIYLRLQKRKDMFEKSAYNGRVVQLRRINILLVSMVIAFAVCWLPLHVFNSIEDWDYKAISPCHHNLIFSLCHLVAMASTCVNPVIYGFLNNNFKKEVKSLILSCQHNSSSQQGTASEVSTEETSGRLLHMDAKKTDGTIV comes from the coding sequence ATGAGCAAGACCGAAGATCTTAACATGGTCCTTCCCTTTCCATTCAATAAGAATTGGAGTTTAGAGCGAGGCCTCCTCACACATATCCCAGGTTACTGCAGAAACACAACTGACCTTACTGTCTTTCTAGTCACTTCCTATAGCTTAGAAACCATCCTAGGCATCCTGGGAAATGTTTGCCTGATTAGTGTCATAGTCAGGCAGAAGGAGAAGGCCAATGTCACCAGCATACTCATTACCAACTTGATAGTCTCTGACTTGTTCATGAGCATCGTCTGCCTGCCTTTCACCATCATCTACACCCTGATGGACTACTGGATATTTGGTGAGGTCATGTGCAAAATGACTTCCTTCATCCAGTGCACTTCTGTGAGTGTGTCAATTCTCTCCCTTGTCCTCATTGGTCTGGAAAGACACCAGCTCATCATAAATCCAACTGGTTGGAGGCCAAGCATCCCCCAAGCCTATCTAGGGATTGTAGTCATTTGGACATTAGCTTGCCTCATGTCCCTGCCCTTTCTGACGACCTCCGTCTTGACATATGACTTGTACAAGCAGTTGTCCTATATTACGGATTCTTCTGCCGACAAGGCCATATGCATGGACTCGTGGCCGTCTGACCAGCACCGACTCATCTACACCACTGCCTTGCTGCTGTTCCAGTACTGCATCCCTCTCTTCTTTATCCTGGTTTGCTACCTGCGTATCTATTTACGCCTGCAGAAGAGAAAGGACATGTTTGAGAAGAGTGCATACAATGGCCGGGTTGTTCAGCTGAGGAGGATAAACATTTTATTAGTATCCATGGTGATCGCCTTTGCTGTTTGCTGGTTACCATTGCATGTTTTCAATAGCATTGAGGACTGGGATTACAAAGCCATTTCCCCTTGCCACCACAACCTGATCTTCTCATTGTGCCATCTAGTAGCCATGGCTTCCACCTGTGTCAACCCTGTTATCTATGGGTTCCTAAACAATAACTTCAAAAAAGAAGTGAAGTCACTGATACTGAGCTGCCAGCATAATTCATCTAGCCAGCAGGGAACAGCTTCTGAAGTCTCCACTGAAGAGACTTCAGGAAGGTTATTACACATGGATGCTAAAAAAACAGATGGCACCATAGTCTGA
- the LOC135881890 gene encoding elongin-B-like, whose translation MDVFLMIRRHKMTIFADAKETTTVQELKKIVEGILKRPPEEQQLYKDDWLLEDGDRTLIECGLSSQTSRPQAPAMVGLALFRASEGSFEPLHIDPFSSTPELPDVLKPQDSGSSSGEQPMQ comes from the coding sequence ATGGATGTCTTCTTGATGATCCGTCGCCACAAAATGACCATCTTTGCTGATGCCAAGGAGACGACCACCGTGCAGGAGCTGAAGAAGATTGTGGAGGGCATCCTGAAGAGGCCTCCGGAGGAGCAGCAGCTATACAAGGATGACTGGTTGCTGGAGGATGGTGACAGGACCTTGATAGAATGTGGGTTAAGCAGTCAGACCTCCCGTCCCCAGGCGCCAGCCATGGTGGGCTTGGCCTTATTCAGAGCCAGCGAGGGCTCCTTTGAGCCATTGCACATCGACCCCTTCTCCAGCACCCCCGAGCTGCCTGATGTCTTGAAGCCTCAAGATTCTGGCAGCAGCTCCGGCGAGCAGCCTATGCAGTGA